TTCGACGTGGCCGCCGGCGAGCTGGTGGCGCTGCTGGGCCCGTCGGGCGGCGGCAAGAGCACGCTGCTGCGCATCGTGGCGGGGCTGGAGACGGCCGACCGCGGCTCGGTGTGGCTGGACGGCGAGCCGGTGGACCACGTGCCGCCGCAGCGCCGCCGCGTGGGGTTCGTCTTCCAGCACTACGCGCTGTTCCGCCACATGAGCGTGGAGGAGAACATCGCCTACGGGCTGAAGGTGCAGCGCGTGGCCCGCGCCGAGCGCCGCGCCCGGGTGGCCGAGCTGGTGGAGATCATGGGGCTGCACGGGCTGGAGCGGCGGATGCCCGCGCAGCTCTCCGGCGGGCAGCGGCAGCGGGTGGCGCTGGCCCGCTCGCTGGCGCCGCGGCCGCGCCTGCTGCTGCTGGACGAGCCCTTCGCCGCGGTGGACGCGCGGGTGCGCGAGGAGCTGCGCGCCTGGCTGCGGCGGCTGCACGACGAGGTGGGCGTGACCTCGATCTTCGTGACGCACGACCAGGAGGAGGCGTTCTCGCTCTCCGACCGCGTGCTGATCGTCCATCGCGGGCGGCTGGAGCAGGCGGGGACGCCGCAGGAGATCCTCGACGAGCCGGCCAGCGAGTTCGTCGCGCGCTTCATCGGCGACGTCAACGTGCTGGAGGCCGACGCGCGCGACCACGTGGGGGCCGTCGGCGCGCTCCGCATCCCCCTGCCGCACCCCAACGGCCACCCGCGCGTGCGCCTGGTCATCCGCTCGTACGACCTGAAGTTCTGGCGCTCGGACGACGACGGCGTGGCGACGGTGCGCCGCGTGGTTCCCCTCGGCGACCGGGTGCGGGTGGAGACGACCATCGACGGCGCGGGGCCGTTGTTCGCGCAGTTTCCGCGGCGCAGCTCGCTGCTGGACGGCATCGAGCCGGGGGCGCGGGTGGCGGTGGAGGCCACGCGGGTCCGCGCCTATCCCGTGGACGCCGCCGATGCGCCGGAGCCGGATTTTCCCGCGGACGACGACCTCGACGCCGAGCCCGACATCCACCCCGCCGCACCGCGCCGGCTCTCGCTCCGGAGGCAGACCGCATGAGCCCGCCGCCGCCCTCCGCGCTACGCGTGGTCCCCGCGTCCGGCGCGCCGTCCGCGCCCTCCGCCGAGGAGCTGATCCTCGAGGCGGTGCGCGCCATCCGCTTCGGCTCGGTGCAGATCACCATCCACGACTCGCAGGTCGTGCAGATCGAGCGCACCGAGAAGCTTCGCGTCCCTCCGAATCGCTGAAACGGCAGGACTCACACGGAGGGAGCGGAGGGAACGGAGGAAAAGCCAGGACATGGAGATGAATCCTCCGTTTCCTCCGTGTGAGACTCGAAGATCCCGCCGACCGGACCGCCGGAGGCCGAAGAAGAAGACATCGCAATCACGCGACGCGACCCCACCGGACCTCCGGAGGCCCCGCGGCAGGGAGGCTCACATGCGCAGGAACCAGGCGCTGGCGAAGGCCGCGCTCCGGGTGGGGGTGATGGTGATGGCGATCGCGGGACGCGCGGCGGCGCAGGGCACGTCCGCCGCGCCGCAGGCGGAGACGGTGGCCGCGGTGACGGACACCGCCCCGCCGGGCGACACGGCCGCCGAGCACATCGACGCGCTGGAGCAGCGCATCCGCGTGCTCGAGCGGCAGCTGGAGATCGACCACGAGGCGGCGGCGAACGCCCGCGCCTCGGCGGCGACGCTGACGGCGGGGCCCGAGGGGGTGCAGTTCCGCTCGGCCGACGGCGCGTACCAGGTGAGCTTCCGCGGCTACGTGCACAGCGACGGCCGCTTCTTCGTGAACGGCACCGCGCCCGCCGCCAGCACGCTGGAACTGCGCCGCGTGCGGCCGATCATCGAGGGCACCGTGGCGCGCAACTTCGGCTTCCGGCTGATGACGGACTTCGGCGAGGGGCGCGTGCAGGTGCAGGACGCCTATCTCGACGCGCGCTTCTTCCCCTTCCTGCGCCTGCGCACGGGGAAGTTCAAGCCGCCGGTCGGGCTGGAGCGGCTGCAGTCCGCGACGGCGCTCACTTTCGTGGAGCGCGCGCTGCCGACGGCGCTCGTACCCAACCGCGACATCGGCGCGCAGCTGTGGGGCGACATCGCGGGCGGCGCGCTCAGCTGGGCGGCGGGTGTGTTCAACGGCGTGGTGGATGGCGGCAGCGGCGACCTGGACGCGGACGGGCGCAAGGAGGTGGCGGGGCGATTGTTCGCGCAGCCCTTCCGCAACCGACCGAGCGGCTTCCTGCGCGGCCTGGGCTTCGGCATCGCCGCGTCGCACGGGAGCGAGAAGGGGACGGCGACCGCGCCGGGGCTGGCCAGCTACCGGTCGCCCGGGCAGCGCGTGTTCTTCACCCTCCGCTCCAACGGCCAGGCGGCGGGGACGGTGATCGCCGACGGCGCGCACGAGCGGATCTCGCCGCAGGGCTACTTCTACCGCGGGCCGCTGGGGATCCTGGCCGAGCACGTCACGTCCTCCAGCGAGGTGCGGCGCGACACCGTTTCCGCGAGGCTGACCAGCCGGGCGTGGCAGGTGGCGGGCGGCTACGTGCTGACGGGCGAGGACGCGTCGTTCGCCGGCGTGCGGCCGCGGAACGCCTTCGATCCGTCGAAGCGCGCCTTCGGCGCGGTGGAGCTGACGGCGCGGCTGAGCGCGCTGGAGGCGGACCGCGACGCCTTCCCCGTCTTCGCGGACCCGGACCGCTCGGCGCGCGCGGCGCGGGAGTGGGCGGTGGGGGTGAACTGGTATCTCAACCGCAACGTGAAGATCACCGCCGACTACGGCCGCACGCGCTTCGACGGCGGCGCCGCGGGGCGCGACCGCGCGCCCGAGGAAGCCATCCTCACCCGCTTCCAGCTCGCCTTCTGACCCCTCTCCAAGACGCCGAACGAGACCATCCGACGATGCGAGACAGATCCTTCGCCCTCGCGGCGATCCTGCTGGCGGCCGCGACGGGCGCGCGGGCCCAGCCCCGGCCCGTGACGCTGCTGAACGTGAGCTACGATCCCACGCGCGAGCTCTACCAGGAGTACAACGCCGCGTTCGCGCGGTACTGGCGCGGCCGCACCGGCCAGGCTGTCACCATCCGCCAGTCGCACGGCGGCTCGGGGTCGCAGGCGCGGGCGGTGCTCGACGGGCTGCAGGCCGACGTGGTGACGCTGGCGCTGGGCTACGACGTCGACGCGCTGGCCAACGGCCGCATCATCCCCCGCAACTGGCAGGCGCGGCTGCCGCAGAACAGCGCGCCCTACACCTCCACCATCGTCTTCCTCGTGCGCCGCGGGAACCCCAAGCGCATCCGCGACTGGGGCGACCTGGTCCGTCCCGGCGTCTCGGTGGTGACGCCCAATCCCAAGACGTCGGGGGGCGCGCGGTGGAACTACCTGGCCGCGTGGGGATGGGCGCTGCGGACCGGCAACAACGACCAGAACCGCGCGCGCGACTTCATCACCCGCCTCTACCGCAACGTGCCGGTGCTGGACGCCGGCGCGCGCGGGGCCACGACGACGTTCGTGGAGCGCGGCATCGGCGACGTGCTGATCGCGTGGGAGAACGAGGCGCTGCTGGCGCGCAAGGAGCACGCGAACGAGTTCGAGATCGTGGCGCCGTCGCTCAGCATCCTGGCCGAGCCACCGGTGACGGTCGTCGATCGCGTGGTCGACCGCCGGGGGACGCGCGCGGTGGCGCAGGCGTACCTGGAGTGGCTGTACTCGGAGCAGGGGCAGGAGATCGCGGCGAAGTGGTTCTACCGCCCGCGCTCCGCCGCGGTGGCGGCCCGGTACGCGCGCCAGTTCCCGCAGGTGCGCACGTTCACCCTGGCCGAGGTGTTCGGGAACTGGCAGAACGCCCAGCGCACCCACTTCGCCGACGGCGGGGTTTTCGACCAGGTGTATCGGCCGCGGTGACGGGAGT
The Longimicrobium sp. DNA segment above includes these coding regions:
- a CDS encoding porin, coding for MRRNQALAKAALRVGVMVMAIAGRAAAQGTSAAPQAETVAAVTDTAPPGDTAAEHIDALEQRIRVLERQLEIDHEAAANARASAATLTAGPEGVQFRSADGAYQVSFRGYVHSDGRFFVNGTAPAASTLELRRVRPIIEGTVARNFGFRLMTDFGEGRVQVQDAYLDARFFPFLRLRTGKFKPPVGLERLQSATALTFVERALPTALVPNRDIGAQLWGDIAGGALSWAAGVFNGVVDGGSGDLDADGRKEVAGRLFAQPFRNRPSGFLRGLGFGIAASHGSEKGTATAPGLASYRSPGQRVFFTLRSNGQAAGTVIADGAHERISPQGYFYRGPLGILAEHVTSSSEVRRDTVSARLTSRAWQVAGGYVLTGEDASFAGVRPRNAFDPSKRAFGAVELTARLSALEADRDAFPVFADPDRSARAAREWAVGVNWYLNRNVKITADYGRTRFDGGAAGRDRAPEEAILTRFQLAF
- the cysA gene encoding sulfate ABC transporter ATP-binding protein, which produces MGIRVQNVTRRFGAFTAVDDVSFDVAAGELVALLGPSGGGKSTLLRIVAGLETADRGSVWLDGEPVDHVPPQRRRVGFVFQHYALFRHMSVEENIAYGLKVQRVARAERRARVAELVEIMGLHGLERRMPAQLSGGQRQRVALARSLAPRPRLLLLDEPFAAVDARVREELRAWLRRLHDEVGVTSIFVTHDQEEAFSLSDRVLIVHRGRLEQAGTPQEILDEPASEFVARFIGDVNVLEADARDHVGAVGALRIPLPHPNGHPRVRLVIRSYDLKFWRSDDDGVATVRRVVPLGDRVRVETTIDGAGPLFAQFPRRSSLLDGIEPGARVAVEATRVRAYPVDAADAPEPDFPADDDLDAEPDIHPAAPRRLSLRRQTA
- a CDS encoding YezD family protein, yielding MSPPPPSALRVVPASGAPSAPSAEELILEAVRAIRFGSVQITIHDSQVVQIERTEKLRVPPNR
- a CDS encoding sulfate ABC transporter substrate-binding protein, with protein sequence MRDRSFALAAILLAAATGARAQPRPVTLLNVSYDPTRELYQEYNAAFARYWRGRTGQAVTIRQSHGGSGSQARAVLDGLQADVVTLALGYDVDALANGRIIPRNWQARLPQNSAPYTSTIVFLVRRGNPKRIRDWGDLVRPGVSVVTPNPKTSGGARWNYLAAWGWALRTGNNDQNRARDFITRLYRNVPVLDAGARGATTTFVERGIGDVLIAWENEALLARKEHANEFEIVAPSLSILAEPPVTVVDRVVDRRGTRAVAQAYLEWLYSEQGQEIAAKWFYRPRSAAVAARYARQFPQVRTFTLAEVFGNWQNAQRTHFADGGVFDQVYRPR